In [Leptolyngbya] sp. PCC 7376, a genomic segment contains:
- a CDS encoding class I SAM-dependent methyltransferase — MPSKKELTEEIQSIFNTAADTFDHPTLSFWNRFGQNTVDNLALKEGDRVLDVCSGSGASAMPAAEKVGSTGKVISVDLANSLLDLARQKATQQGLDNIEFRCGDFTELGYPDNHFDAIICVFGIFFVDDMQAALRELLRMLRPGGKLVITSWGNNVFEPGNSLFKQTVRAVNQNFFAKPLPWESIKTPQSLEKLLLSADATQIEIISESIAHPLNKPEDWWTMMLGGGFRGVIEKLDPEIRQTIYRQNIDYLRDHNVTALDIDVMYAIARK, encoded by the coding sequence ATGCCGAGTAAAAAAGAACTCACTGAAGAAATTCAAAGCATTTTTAATACTGCGGCAGATACTTTCGATCATCCAACCCTATCCTTCTGGAATCGCTTCGGACAAAACACAGTAGACAACCTTGCTCTCAAAGAGGGCGATCGCGTTTTAGATGTTTGCAGTGGTAGTGGTGCGTCGGCCATGCCAGCGGCAGAAAAAGTCGGTTCGACAGGGAAAGTGATTAGCGTTGATTTAGCAAATTCTTTACTGGATTTAGCACGCCAAAAAGCCACTCAACAAGGATTAGATAATATCGAATTTCGTTGCGGCGATTTCACTGAGTTAGGCTATCCCGATAATCATTTTGATGCGATCATCTGTGTCTTCGGCATATTTTTTGTGGATGATATGCAAGCCGCATTGAGAGAATTGCTGCGAATGCTGCGTCCCGGTGGAAAACTGGTTATCACCTCTTGGGGTAACAATGTCTTTGAGCCGGGCAACTCGCTTTTTAAACAGACCGTACGAGCCGTTAACCAGAATTTCTTCGCGAAACCTCTGCCTTGGGAATCGATTAAAACCCCTCAATCTCTTGAAAAGCTACTTTTATCGGCAGATGCCACACAGATTGAAATCATTAGTGAATCAATAGCTCATCCTTTAAACAAACCAGAAGACTGGTGGACAATGATGTTAGGGGGTGGCTTTCGTGGTGTGATTGAAAAATTAGACCCCGAAATCAGACAAACAATCTATCGGCAAAATATCGACTATCTGCGGGACCACAACGTTACCGCTCTCGATATCGATGTTATGTATGCGATCGCCAGAAAATAG
- a CDS encoding GNAT family N-acetyltransferase, giving the protein MDSMPRKRLREKVIYRSGVYGELLIVSAFIASVFNHFVAPDYDPQGTHEFLKYIHPTAIGDRLKHNHFLRVAEVNQQIVGVLEMRDYHHLSLLFVARSHQRQGIAKKLFSQAIAICQQHDQDLAAITVNSAPGAVPAYQAMHFQIIGEEQVKNGIRFIPMQYELKPKSE; this is encoded by the coding sequence ATGGATAGTATGCCGCGCAAACGACTGAGGGAAAAGGTTATTTACCGTAGCGGCGTCTATGGTGAATTGCTAATCGTCTCTGCTTTTATCGCCTCTGTTTTTAATCACTTTGTCGCGCCGGACTATGACCCTCAAGGCACACATGAGTTTTTGAAATATATCCATCCCACAGCTATTGGCGATCGCCTTAAGCACAATCATTTTTTGCGAGTAGCAGAGGTCAATCAACAGATTGTTGGTGTTTTAGAAATGCGAGATTATCACCATCTCTCATTACTTTTCGTCGCACGTTCTCACCAACGACAGGGTATTGCAAAAAAATTATTCAGCCAAGCGATCGCCATTTGTCAACAACATGACCAAGATCTGGCAGCCATTACAGTCAACTCCGCTCCTGGGGCCGTGCCAGCATACCAAGCCATGCACTTTCAAATTATTGGAGAAGAGCAGGTCAAAAATGGCATCCGCTTCATCCCAATGCAATATGAACTGAAACCAAAGTCAGAGTAA
- a CDS encoding DUF4399 domain-containing protein: protein MNYFFALLCSMLLTVVTFVSDGAPAIADALASQAPDNAQAYIISPQDGTTVSSPFTVQFGLSGMGIAPAGVDRSETGHHHLLVDLETLPEFDQALSATENIKHFGGGQTEATLELSPGEHTLQLVLGNYAHIPHNPPVMSEPITITVK, encoded by the coding sequence ATGAATTACTTTTTTGCGCTGCTGTGCTCAATGCTTCTGACTGTCGTTACTTTTGTATCAGATGGAGCGCCTGCAATAGCTGATGCTCTTGCTTCACAAGCACCTGACAACGCTCAAGCCTATATCATTTCTCCTCAAGATGGAACCACAGTGTCCAGTCCTTTCACCGTTCAATTTGGTTTGTCGGGCATGGGGATTGCGCCTGCTGGCGTCGACCGTTCTGAAACCGGACATCACCATTTGTTGGTGGATTTAGAAACTCTTCCTGAATTTGATCAGGCGTTGTCTGCAACAGAGAATATCAAGCATTTTGGTGGCGGTCAGACTGAAGCAACGCTAGAACTATCACCTGGAGAGCATACCCTCCAACTAGTTCTCGGCAACTATGCTCATATTCCCCATAATCCTCCTGTAATGTCTGAGCCAATTACCATCACCGTGAAATAA
- a CDS encoding MOSC domain-containing protein, translated as MSEHLGSIVGLFRKCKHGESLRTEQSVFLEKGFGIQGDVNGHLISPRQVLMVRHEDLEEEAIAPGSLRENLVVQNIDADNLKPGSLLEFESGAKVRLTFYCEPCKKIESFVEDWKGFKGKRGVLGVVVESGKVAIADSIQVKLNAFPALSEIPYERFLGFIAHIPEGKVVTYREVILGMGVDRSYYRALPQYFRKTSPAEYPLHRILNSKGELISHVPDQLTKLRTEKVDVAQIKASQKVNLKQYLWQGTGLF; from the coding sequence ATGTCAGAGCATTTGGGAAGCATTGTCGGATTATTTCGCAAATGTAAGCATGGTGAGTCATTGCGAACAGAACAGTCAGTCTTTCTAGAAAAAGGTTTTGGCATTCAAGGAGATGTAAATGGTCATCTCATCAGCCCGAGACAAGTGCTGATGGTTCGGCATGAGGATTTAGAGGAAGAAGCGATCGCCCCCGGTTCCTTAAGAGAAAATCTTGTTGTTCAAAATATTGATGCTGACAATCTCAAGCCCGGTTCATTGCTGGAATTTGAAAGTGGTGCAAAAGTTCGTTTGACCTTTTACTGTGAGCCTTGCAAGAAAATTGAGTCTTTTGTCGAGGATTGGAAAGGCTTTAAAGGGAAACGTGGGGTATTGGGAGTTGTTGTCGAGTCAGGGAAGGTGGCGATCGCCGATTCTATCCAAGTAAAACTAAACGCATTTCCGGCATTATCAGAAATTCCCTATGAGCGGTTTTTGGGATTTATCGCGCACATTCCAGAAGGGAAAGTTGTGACCTACCGCGAAGTGATTTTAGGGATGGGTGTAGACCGCAGTTATTATCGAGCGTTGCCGCAATATTTCCGCAAGACTTCACCCGCTGAATATCCTCTCCATCGCATCCTTAATTCCAAAGGCGAACTGATTAGCCATGTGCCAGATCAATTGACGAAGTTGCGAACGGAAAAGGTTGATGTAGCTCAGATTAAAGCCTCTCAGAAAGTCAATCTCAAGCAATATTTATGGCAAGGGACAGGACTTTTTTGA
- the chlP gene encoding geranylgeranyl reductase gives MVLRVAVVGGGPAGSSAAEILAKAGIETYIFERKLDNAKPCGGAIPLCMVDEFDLPPEIIDRRVRKMKLISPSNIEVSIGQTLKDDEYIGMCRREVMDSFMRNRAAELGANLINGTVSKLEIPSNDKDPYTLHYSDHSQGQIKGEMKTLKVDLVIGADGANSRIAKAIDAGDYNYAIAFQERIRLPQDKMEYYEELAEMYVGDDVSPDFYAWVFPKYDHVAVGTGTMKVNQAKIKQLQAGIRQRAAKRLEGGEIIRVEAHPIPEHPRPRRVVGRVALVGDAAGTVTKSSGEGIYFAAKSARMCAEVIVEASNNGQTVPTEKDLKRYLKIWDKTYGATYLVLDILQRVFYRSDATREAFVEMCADIDVQEMTFDSYLYKTVVPANPLKQMKITAKTIGSLLRGNALAP, from the coding sequence TTGGTACTACGGGTTGCTGTCGTCGGAGGAGGCCCTGCTGGTTCTTCCGCCGCTGAAATTTTAGCTAAAGCGGGAATCGAAACTTATATTTTCGAGCGCAAATTGGACAACGCAAAGCCCTGTGGTGGCGCAATCCCTTTATGCATGGTGGACGAATTCGATTTGCCTCCCGAAATCATCGATCGTCGTGTCCGCAAAATGAAACTGATCTCCCCCTCTAATATTGAGGTCAGCATCGGCCAAACTCTCAAGGATGACGAGTACATCGGTATGTGTCGCCGTGAGGTAATGGATAGCTTCATGCGTAACCGTGCAGCTGAGTTGGGCGCAAACCTGATTAACGGTACCGTTTCTAAGCTCGAAATTCCGAGTAACGACAAGGATCCTTATACTCTTCACTATTCTGATCATTCCCAAGGTCAAATCAAGGGTGAAATGAAGACCCTCAAGGTTGACCTCGTGATCGGTGCAGATGGTGCAAACTCCCGTATTGCTAAGGCTATCGACGCTGGTGACTATAACTATGCGATCGCCTTCCAAGAACGTATCCGTCTTCCCCAAGACAAGATGGAGTACTACGAAGAGCTAGCAGAAATGTATGTTGGTGATGACGTCTCCCCCGATTTCTATGCATGGGTATTCCCCAAGTACGACCACGTGGCAGTTGGTACTGGCACAATGAAGGTCAACCAAGCCAAAATTAAGCAACTTCAAGCAGGTATTCGTCAGCGCGCAGCAAAGCGCCTTGAAGGTGGTGAAATTATTCGCGTAGAAGCTCACCCCATTCCTGAGCATCCCAGACCTCGTCGTGTTGTCGGTCGTGTTGCCCTCGTTGGTGATGCTGCTGGTACGGTCACAAAATCTTCTGGTGAAGGTATTTACTTCGCAGCCAAGTCTGCTCGCATGTGTGCAGAAGTGATTGTTGAAGCGTCTAATAACGGCCAAACTGTTCCTACTGAGAAAGACCTCAAGCGTTACCTCAAGATTTGGGATAAGACATATGGTGCGACTTACCTCGTTCTCGATATTCTCCAACGCGTGTTCTATCGTTCCGATGCAACCCGTGAAGCGTTTGTCGAAATGTGTGCAGATATCGATGTTCAAGAGATGACTTTCGATAGCTACCTCTACAAGACTGTTGTCCCTGCAAATCCTCTCAAGCAAATGAAGATTACAGCGAAGACAATCGGTAGTCTTCTCCGTGGTAATGCCCTTGCACCCTAG